In Xiphophorus maculatus strain JP 163 A chromosome 2, X_maculatus-5.0-male, whole genome shotgun sequence, one genomic interval encodes:
- the slc1a2 gene encoding excitatory amino acid transporter 2 isoform X2, with protein MYIALTSSPPEMNANSMPKQVEVRMHESHLEPIEARPRSKCAQICSKMFKNLLLTLTVLGVILGAVAGMLLRVASPIHPDIVMVIAFPGDILMRMLKMLILPLIISSLITGLAGLDAKSSGRLGTRAMVYYMSTTVIAAVLGVILVLVIHPGNPKLKENLGEGEKNDDVSSLDAFFDLIRNLFPENLVQACFQQIQTVTKKVEVVVEEDVNVTTVEGLVANITKEPQFIIKKSLQFKSGMNVLGLIGFFIAFGICMGKMGEKARLMIEFFNILNEIVMKLVIMIMWYSPFGIACLICGKIISIKDLEVVGRQLGMYMVTVIIGLIIHGAIFLPSIYFVITRKNPFTFFLGIFQAWITALGTASSAGTLPVTFRCLEENLAIDKRVTRFVLPVGATINMDGTALYEAVAAIFIAQMNGVNLDPGQIVTVSLTATLASVGAASIPSAGLVTMLLILTAVGLPTQDISLLVAVDWLLDRFRTSVNVVGDSYGAGIVYHLSKAELDELDAHTAKSDDIEMMTKTQSYYDDMKNHHENNSNQCVLTPTSSTAATANANNSVLVDECKVTSAANGSAAECTLVEEEPWKHE; from the exons ATGTATATTGCACTAACCTCATCACCACCAGAAATGAA tgCCAACAGTATGCCTAAACAAGTGGAGGTGAGGATGCATGAGAGCCACCTGGAGCCCATCGAGGCGAGGCCCCGGTCCAAATGTGCCCAAATCTGCTCCAAAATGTTCAAGAACCTCCTGCTCACGCTCACAGTCCTTG GTGTGATCCTGGGAGCTGTAGCAGGGATGCTGCTGCGTGTTGCCTCTCCAATTCATCCGGATATTGTCATGGTGATTGCCTTTCCTGGAGATATTCTGATGAGGATGCTGAAGATGTTGATCCTGCCTCTCATTATCTCCAGCTTAATCACAG GGCTTGCTGGCCTGGATGCCAAATCTAGTGGTCGCCTGGGAACCAGAGCTATGGTTTACTACATGTCCACCACTGTTATTGCTGCTGTCCTGGGTGTCATCCTGGTGCTAGTCATCCATCCTGGCAACCCCAAACTGAAGGAAAATCTGGGCGAGGGCGAGAAAAACGATGATGTGTCCAGCTTGGATGCCTTCTTCGATCTGATAAGGAATCTCTTCCCAGAAAACCTGGTGCAAGCCTGCTTCCAACAG atcCAAACAGTCACAAAGAAAGTTGAGGTGGTTGTGGAGGAGGACGTTAATGTCACCACTGTGGAGGGCCTGGTGGCTAACATTACCAAGGAGCCACAGTTCATCATCAAAAAGTCACTTCAGTTCAAAAGTGGCATGAATGTCTTGG GTCTGATTggtttctttattgcatttggCATCTGCATGGGCAAGATGGGAGAGAAGGCCAGACTCATGATTGAATTCTTCAATATCCTCAATGAGATTGTGATGAAACTTGTCATCATGATCATGTG GTACTCTCCCTTTGGTATTGCCTGTCTGATTTGTGGCAAGATCATCTCCATTAAGGACTTGGAGGTGGTGGGCAGGCAACTTGGCATGTACATGGTGACTGTGATTATTGGTCTGATCATCCACGGCGCAATCTTCCTGCCcagcatttattttgtcatcACAAGGAAAAACCCCTTCACCTTCTTCTTGGGAATCTTCCAGGCCTGGATCACTGCTCTGGGAACAGCTTCCAG TGCTGGCACACTTCCTGTCACATTCCGTTGCCTGGAGGAGAATTTGGCCATTGACAAAAGAGTCACTCGTTTTGTGCTCCCAGTAGGTGCCACCATCAATATGGATGGAACTGCTCTCTATGAGGctgtggcggccatctttattGCCCAGATGAATGGTGTGAATCTTGATCCTGGTCAGATTGTCACAGTCAG tctGACAGCCACCCTTGCCAGTGTTGGAGCAGCCAGTATTCCCAGTGCCGGCCTTGTGACTATGCTGTTGATCCTTACCGCTGTTGGCTTACCAACCCAGGATATCAGTTTGCTGGTTGCTGTTGACTGGTTATT GGATCGTTTCAGGACCTCAGTGAATGTGGTGGGTGACTCCTACGGTGCAGGGATTGTGTACCACCTGTCCAAAGCTGAGCTGGATGAGCTGGATGCGCACACGGCTAAATCAGACGACATCGAAATGATGACAAAGACCCAGTCCTATTATGACGACATGAAGAACCACCACGAGAACAATTCCAACCAGTGCGTCTTAACCCCAACTTCTTCTACAGCTGCTACTGCCAATGCTAACAATTCTGTCTTAGTAGATGAATGCAAG
- the slc1a2 gene encoding excitatory amino acid transporter 2 isoform X1, producing the protein MYIALTSSPPEMNANSMPKQVEVRMHESHLEPIEARPRSKCAQICSKMFKNLLLTLTVLGVILGAVAGMLLRVASPIHPDIVMVIAFPGDILMRMLKMLILPLIISSLITGLAGLDAKSSGRLGTRAMVYYMSTTVIAAVLGVILVLVIHPGNPKLKENLGEGEKNDDVSSLDAFFDLIRNLFPENLVQACFQQIQTVTKKVEVVVEEDVNVTTVEGLVANITKEPQFIIKKSLQFKSGMNVLGLIGFFIAFGICMGKMGEKARLMIEFFNILNEIVMKLVIMIMWYSPFGIACLICGKIISIKDLEVVGRQLGMYMVTVIIGLIIHGAIFLPSIYFVITRKNPFTFFLGIFQAWITALGTASSAGTLPVTFRCLEENLAIDKRVTRFVLPVGATINMDGTALYEAVAAIFIAQMNGVNLDPGQIVTVSLTATLASVGAASIPSAGLVTMLLILTAVGLPTQDISLLVAVDWLLDRFRTSVNVVGDSYGAGIVYHLSKAELDELDAHTAKSDDIEMMTKTQSYYDDMKNHHENNSNQ; encoded by the exons ATGTATATTGCACTAACCTCATCACCACCAGAAATGAA tgCCAACAGTATGCCTAAACAAGTGGAGGTGAGGATGCATGAGAGCCACCTGGAGCCCATCGAGGCGAGGCCCCGGTCCAAATGTGCCCAAATCTGCTCCAAAATGTTCAAGAACCTCCTGCTCACGCTCACAGTCCTTG GTGTGATCCTGGGAGCTGTAGCAGGGATGCTGCTGCGTGTTGCCTCTCCAATTCATCCGGATATTGTCATGGTGATTGCCTTTCCTGGAGATATTCTGATGAGGATGCTGAAGATGTTGATCCTGCCTCTCATTATCTCCAGCTTAATCACAG GGCTTGCTGGCCTGGATGCCAAATCTAGTGGTCGCCTGGGAACCAGAGCTATGGTTTACTACATGTCCACCACTGTTATTGCTGCTGTCCTGGGTGTCATCCTGGTGCTAGTCATCCATCCTGGCAACCCCAAACTGAAGGAAAATCTGGGCGAGGGCGAGAAAAACGATGATGTGTCCAGCTTGGATGCCTTCTTCGATCTGATAAGGAATCTCTTCCCAGAAAACCTGGTGCAAGCCTGCTTCCAACAG atcCAAACAGTCACAAAGAAAGTTGAGGTGGTTGTGGAGGAGGACGTTAATGTCACCACTGTGGAGGGCCTGGTGGCTAACATTACCAAGGAGCCACAGTTCATCATCAAAAAGTCACTTCAGTTCAAAAGTGGCATGAATGTCTTGG GTCTGATTggtttctttattgcatttggCATCTGCATGGGCAAGATGGGAGAGAAGGCCAGACTCATGATTGAATTCTTCAATATCCTCAATGAGATTGTGATGAAACTTGTCATCATGATCATGTG GTACTCTCCCTTTGGTATTGCCTGTCTGATTTGTGGCAAGATCATCTCCATTAAGGACTTGGAGGTGGTGGGCAGGCAACTTGGCATGTACATGGTGACTGTGATTATTGGTCTGATCATCCACGGCGCAATCTTCCTGCCcagcatttattttgtcatcACAAGGAAAAACCCCTTCACCTTCTTCTTGGGAATCTTCCAGGCCTGGATCACTGCTCTGGGAACAGCTTCCAG TGCTGGCACACTTCCTGTCACATTCCGTTGCCTGGAGGAGAATTTGGCCATTGACAAAAGAGTCACTCGTTTTGTGCTCCCAGTAGGTGCCACCATCAATATGGATGGAACTGCTCTCTATGAGGctgtggcggccatctttattGCCCAGATGAATGGTGTGAATCTTGATCCTGGTCAGATTGTCACAGTCAG tctGACAGCCACCCTTGCCAGTGTTGGAGCAGCCAGTATTCCCAGTGCCGGCCTTGTGACTATGCTGTTGATCCTTACCGCTGTTGGCTTACCAACCCAGGATATCAGTTTGCTGGTTGCTGTTGACTGGTTATT GGATCGTTTCAGGACCTCAGTGAATGTGGTGGGTGACTCCTACGGTGCAGGGATTGTGTACCACCTGTCCAAAGCTGAGCTGGATGAGCTGGATGCGCACACGGCTAAATCAGACGACATCGAAATGATGACAAAGACCCAGTCCTATTATGACGACATGAAGAACCACCACGAGAACAATTCCAACCA